A region from the Desulfomarina profundi genome encodes:
- the ftsH gene encoding ATP-dependent zinc metalloprotease FtsH produces the protein MNTFYKNLSMWLVIGLTMILLFNLFNKPQSNTHALTYSEFITNVDNKSINRVTISGDTITGSLQDGTPFKTVYPVSDRELIPILRQAGVDITVKEVQKDSVFMTIFVSWFPMLLLIAVWIFFMRQMQGGGKGGALSFGKNRAKLTEQSDNKVTFADVAGIDEAKEELEEIIDFLKDPGKFTALGGRIPTGVLLAGSPGTGKTLLAKAIAGEADVPFFSISGSDFVEMFVGVGASRVRDMFAQGKKNAPCIIFIDEIDAVGRHRGAGLGGGHDEREQTLNQLLVEMDGFETNDGVIIVAATNRPDVLDPALLRPGRFDRQVVVPVPDVRGRKKILEIYARKTKMSAEVDLDVLARGTPGFSGADLENLVNEAALMAARTGAKEIDLELLEKAKDKIMMGAERRSMIINDKEKKVTAYHEAGHALIAWLLEDTDPLHKVTIIPRGRALGLTMQLPTDDKYTHSKTFLHNTICILYGGRIAEQIIFNEITTGAGNDIERASGMARKMVCEWGMSDDLGPLTYGKKEEQIFLGKEIGQTRDFSEETARKIDQAVRKIIDNAVETVTRLLEENRDILTRMAEELLEKETIVLEDIEALIEELRPGKYTFKKKKPPVTEEKKEPATEPESSQEDRSAHSEPEEEETGPEQEFMQTPDRENETPDEKQDPDERQ, from the coding sequence TTGAATACTTTTTACAAAAACCTGAGCATGTGGCTGGTCATAGGTCTGACTATGATCCTTCTTTTCAACCTGTTTAACAAGCCACAGAGCAATACGCATGCACTCACTTACAGTGAGTTCATCACCAATGTAGACAATAAGTCCATAAACAGGGTAACCATCAGCGGAGACACGATAACAGGTTCACTCCAGGATGGAACCCCTTTTAAAACGGTATATCCCGTCAGCGACCGGGAACTCATCCCCATTCTCCGCCAGGCCGGAGTGGATATCACCGTGAAAGAGGTCCAGAAAGACTCTGTGTTTATGACCATTTTTGTCTCCTGGTTCCCCATGCTCCTGTTGATAGCCGTCTGGATTTTCTTCATGCGCCAGATGCAGGGGGGCGGAAAAGGCGGGGCCCTTTCCTTTGGCAAGAACCGGGCGAAGCTGACGGAACAGAGTGACAACAAGGTTACATTCGCTGATGTAGCCGGTATTGACGAAGCCAAAGAAGAACTTGAAGAAATCATTGATTTCCTTAAAGATCCCGGCAAATTCACTGCCCTTGGCGGTCGAATTCCAACTGGTGTCCTGCTTGCCGGATCACCTGGAACAGGAAAAACCCTTCTTGCCAAGGCCATTGCCGGGGAAGCTGATGTACCCTTTTTCAGTATCTCCGGTTCAGATTTTGTGGAAATGTTTGTCGGTGTGGGTGCATCCCGGGTCCGGGATATGTTTGCCCAGGGTAAGAAAAATGCCCCCTGCATTATCTTTATTGATGAAATTGATGCGGTCGGTCGCCATCGGGGGGCAGGACTTGGTGGTGGTCATGATGAACGTGAACAGACTCTTAATCAATTGCTGGTTGAAATGGACGGTTTTGAAACCAATGACGGTGTGATCATTGTTGCCGCAACCAACCGTCCTGATGTTCTGGATCCTGCCCTGCTGCGTCCCGGCCGATTTGACCGCCAGGTTGTCGTACCTGTACCGGACGTGAGAGGTCGAAAAAAGATCCTGGAGATATACGCCAGAAAAACGAAGATGTCGGCGGAGGTGGACCTGGATGTTCTTGCCCGGGGTACCCCCGGTTTTTCCGGGGCTGACCTGGAAAACCTTGTTAACGAGGCGGCACTCATGGCCGCTCGCACCGGGGCAAAGGAAATTGATCTCGAATTGCTGGAAAAGGCAAAAGACAAGATCATGATGGGCGCGGAACGCCGTTCCATGATCATCAATGATAAGGAAAAGAAGGTTACCGCCTACCACGAGGCAGGCCATGCCCTTATTGCCTGGCTCCTTGAGGATACCGATCCCCTGCATAAAGTCACTATTATTCCCCGTGGTCGTGCCCTCGGTCTTACCATGCAGCTGCCGACGGATGATAAATACACCCATTCGAAGACCTTTCTGCACAATACCATCTGCATTCTTTATGGTGGCCGCATTGCAGAGCAGATCATCTTTAATGAAATCACAACCGGTGCCGGTAACGATATTGAGCGGGCCTCAGGTATGGCACGCAAGATGGTCTGCGAGTGGGGAATGAGCGATGACCTCGGCCCGCTGACCTACGGTAAAAAGGAAGAACAGATCTTCCTCGGAAAGGAAATCGGTCAGACCAGGGACTTCAGTGAGGAGACGGCGCGAAAGATTGATCAGGCGGTACGGAAAATAATTGACAACGCCGTTGAAACCGTGACCAGACTGCTCGAGGAAAACAGGGATATTCTGACCCGCATGGCTGAAGAGCTGCTGGAAAAAGAGACCATTGTGCTTGAAGATATCGAGGCCCTGATTGAAGAGTTGCGTCCGGGAAAATACACATTTAAAAAGAAAAAACCTCCCGTAACTGAAGAGAA
- the carB gene encoding carbamoyl-phosphate synthase large subunit: MPKRTDIKKILIIGSGPIIISQACEFDYSGAQAVKALKEEGFEVILINSNPATIMTDPELADATYIEPITPEFVARVIRKERPDALLPTLGGQTALNTAIKVAETGVLDEYNVELLAANIEVIRKAEGREEFRDAMRKINLKVPESAIVQTIEDAMAAGDEIGFPIIVRPSFTLGGTGGGVAYNRQELRELCTSGLDLSMTTEIMLERSLLGWKEYELEVMRDRNDNVVIICSIENVDAMGVHTGDSITVAPAQTLSDREYQNMRDAAIAIIREIGVETGGSNVQFAVNPDNGELMVIEMNPRVSRSSALASKATGFPIAKIAAKLAVGYTLDELRNDITRVTCAAFEPTIDYCVVKIPRWTFEKFPEADDILTTAMKSVGETMSIGRTFKEAFQKAMRSLETGRFGFGGDGKQVLTDLEQEDLEKGLRQPSSKRIAEIYEALKRGMDINELYNHTKIDPWFLHNFKQIVETEKEILEKGFQGLDRDFLRFCKERGFSDQQLAFLTGTSENDIRELRKKLEITPVYKLVDTCGAEFESYTPYFYSTYEQENEAMATNGKKIVILGGGPNRIGQGIEFDYCCVHASFALREIGVESIMVNSNPETVSTDYDTSDKLYFEPLTREDVLNIIEQEKPDGVIVQFGGQTPLNLAVPLEQAGVKVIGTQPDAIDRAEDRKRFQQFLQKLGLRQPENDTVFTLEEAISAANSIGYPVVVRPSYVLGGRDMRIVYNDPGIKDFMQAMGGERLEHPVLIDKFLQDAIEVDVDAISDGTDTIIGGIMEHVEEAGIHSGDSSCVLPPHTLSAPLVEEIKQASRAMAVELGVIGLMNVQFAVKDEQLYVLEVNPRASRTVPFVSKATGVPLAKLATKVMLGATLKELGITEEVEIDHWAVKEAVFPFDRFENVDTLLGPEMKSTGEVMGIDDNLGLAIVKSHLAVGATLPKSGNVFISVRDGDKNNIVSVAKTLLDLNFTILATSGTAAFLRDKGIKCTHINKISQGRPHILDKIRDNEISWIVNTSLGKRTTEDSYTIRRAALDFHIPYTTTTSGAKALVKGMGELVKNELGVQPVQYFT, translated from the coding sequence ATGCCGAAACGAACAGACATAAAGAAAATTCTCATTATCGGCTCCGGACCGATCATTATCAGCCAGGCCTGTGAATTTGATTACTCCGGCGCCCAGGCGGTCAAGGCCCTGAAGGAAGAAGGGTTCGAAGTCATTCTGATTAACTCCAATCCGGCCACCATCATGACCGACCCGGAGCTGGCAGACGCCACTTATATCGAACCGATCACCCCCGAGTTCGTTGCCAGGGTCATCAGAAAAGAACGCCCTGACGCCCTGCTCCCCACCCTGGGGGGACAGACAGCTCTGAATACGGCAATCAAGGTCGCGGAGACAGGAGTGCTGGACGAGTACAATGTGGAACTGCTGGCCGCCAATATCGAAGTAATCAGAAAGGCGGAGGGCAGGGAAGAATTCAGGGACGCCATGAGAAAAATCAACCTGAAAGTTCCCGAATCCGCCATTGTCCAGACCATTGAAGATGCCATGGCAGCCGGAGATGAAATCGGTTTTCCGATTATCGTCCGTCCCAGCTTCACCCTTGGGGGAACAGGCGGCGGAGTCGCTTACAACCGTCAGGAATTGAGAGAACTCTGCACTTCCGGACTTGATCTTTCCATGACAACGGAGATCATGCTGGAAAGAAGCCTGCTCGGCTGGAAGGAGTATGAGCTTGAGGTCATGCGGGACAGAAACGACAATGTAGTCATCATCTGTTCCATTGAAAACGTTGACGCCATGGGAGTTCACACCGGTGACAGTATCACGGTTGCCCCGGCCCAGACCCTCAGCGACCGGGAATACCAGAACATGCGGGACGCTGCTATTGCCATTATCCGGGAAATCGGGGTAGAAACGGGCGGCTCAAACGTTCAGTTTGCCGTCAATCCCGACAATGGAGAACTGATGGTCATCGAGATGAATCCGCGAGTCTCCCGGAGTTCGGCTCTGGCCTCCAAAGCCACTGGCTTTCCCATTGCCAAAATCGCAGCCAAACTTGCTGTGGGTTATACCCTGGACGAACTGCGCAACGATATTACCAGGGTAACCTGCGCCGCTTTTGAACCGACAATTGATTACTGCGTAGTGAAAATTCCCCGCTGGACTTTCGAAAAATTTCCGGAAGCTGACGATATACTGACAACAGCCATGAAATCGGTGGGTGAAACCATGTCTATCGGCAGAACCTTCAAAGAGGCTTTCCAGAAGGCCATGCGTTCCCTCGAAACAGGGCGTTTCGGTTTTGGCGGTGACGGAAAGCAGGTCCTGACCGATCTTGAGCAGGAGGACCTGGAAAAGGGCCTCAGACAGCCAAGCTCCAAACGGATTGCTGAAATCTACGAAGCACTCAAACGCGGCATGGATATCAATGAACTGTACAACCATACAAAGATCGACCCCTGGTTTCTCCATAATTTCAAACAGATTGTGGAAACAGAAAAAGAAATCCTGGAAAAAGGCTTCCAGGGACTGGACAGGGATTTTCTCCGGTTCTGTAAGGAGCGCGGTTTTTCCGACCAGCAGCTGGCCTTTCTCACCGGCACCAGTGAAAATGATATCCGCGAGCTGCGAAAGAAACTGGAAATCACTCCCGTATATAAACTCGTGGACACATGCGGAGCGGAATTTGAATCTTACACCCCCTATTTTTATTCCACATACGAACAGGAAAACGAGGCCATGGCCACCAATGGGAAAAAAATCGTCATCCTGGGTGGCGGTCCCAACCGTATCGGCCAGGGCATCGAATTTGACTACTGTTGTGTTCACGCCTCTTTTGCCTTAAGAGAAATCGGAGTGGAATCCATTATGGTCAATTCCAACCCGGAAACCGTCTCCACTGACTATGATACTTCGGACAAACTCTATTTTGAGCCTCTTACCCGTGAGGATGTGCTGAATATTATAGAACAGGAAAAACCGGACGGGGTCATTGTTCAGTTCGGCGGGCAGACCCCCCTGAACCTGGCGGTACCCCTGGAGCAGGCCGGAGTAAAAGTGATCGGCACCCAGCCGGATGCCATAGACAGGGCGGAAGACAGGAAACGGTTCCAGCAGTTTCTGCAGAAACTTGGCCTGCGCCAGCCGGAAAATGATACCGTCTTCACCCTTGAAGAAGCCATCAGCGCCGCGAACAGTATCGGCTATCCCGTGGTTGTCCGCCCATCCTACGTCCTTGGCGGCCGTGACATGCGAATCGTCTACAACGACCCTGGTATTAAGGACTTTATGCAGGCCATGGGCGGTGAACGTCTTGAGCACCCTGTTCTCATAGATAAATTTCTCCAGGACGCCATCGAAGTGGATGTGGATGCCATCAGTGACGGCACAGACACCATTATCGGCGGTATCATGGAACATGTGGAAGAGGCCGGCATTCATTCCGGCGACTCTTCCTGTGTGCTTCCCCCCCATACCCTGTCCGCTCCTCTCGTAGAAGAAATCAAGCAGGCCAGCAGGGCCATGGCCGTGGAACTGGGTGTTATCGGTCTCATGAATGTACAGTTTGCCGTGAAAGACGAGCAGCTCTATGTCCTTGAGGTTAATCCCCGTGCCTCCCGTACTGTCCCCTTCGTCAGCAAGGCAACTGGTGTCCCCCTGGCCAAACTGGCAACCAAGGTTATGCTTGGTGCCACACTGAAGGAACTGGGAATAACAGAAGAGGTTGAAATCGACCACTGGGCCGTAAAGGAGGCCGTCTTCCCCTTCGACCGTTTTGAAAATGTCGACACCCTCCTGGGACCGGAGATGAAATCCACCGGTGAAGTCATGGGTATCGACGACAATCTCGGCCTGGCCATCGTCAAATCCCACCTGGCCGTTGGCGCCACTCTGCCAAAATCAGGCAACGTGTTTATCAGTGTACGAGACGGTGACAAGAACAATATCGTCTCGGTGGCAAAAACCCTGCTTGACCTGAATTTCACCATACTGGCCACCAGTGGTACCGCGGCGTTCCTGCGCGATAAGGGAATCAAATGTACCCATATCAACAAAATCTCCCAGGGCCGTCCCCATATTCTTGATAAAATCCGTGACAACGAAATTTCATGGATTGTCAATACATCCCTTGGAAAACGAACAACAGAGGATTCCTACACCATCAGGAGGGCAGCCCTCGACTTTCATATCCCCTACACCACAACGACAAGCGGCGCAAAAGCCCTGGTCAAGGGAATGGGAGAACTCGTTAAAAATGAGCTCGGTGTGCAGCCGGTCCAGTACTTTACATGA
- the carA gene encoding glutamine-hydrolyzing carbamoyl-phosphate synthase small subunit, translating to MKALIALEDGTIFEGRSFTGHGEAVGEIVFNTSLSGYQEILTDPSYTGQIVTMTYPLIGNYGINPEDMESAAIHPMAFLIKEYNGFPSNYRSTMSLADFLQDYNTLGVEGFDTRALVRHIRSKGAMKGIVSTKDLDRNSLVERARSWTGLVGRNMVKRVTCDEPYGWASNRPVPGTDFSTARTKNPNPLRIVAFDFGIKFNQLRLLTEKGCQVQVVPATTTADTVLAMNPDGIFLSNGPGDPEGVEGVVETIRSLLGKKPIFGICLGHQILGLAYGGSTYKLKFGHRGGNQPVKDLETGHVEITSQNHGFCVDPESLDREKVEVTHINLNDNSVEGMRHRKFPAFSVQYHPEHAPGPHDAVYLFDRFIEMVRKNI from the coding sequence ATGAAAGCACTAATTGCCCTGGAAGACGGCACGATCTTTGAGGGTCGTTCTTTCACCGGCCACGGGGAAGCTGTGGGAGAAATTGTCTTCAACACCTCCCTCAGCGGTTACCAGGAAATCCTCACCGATCCCTCCTATACGGGACAGATCGTCACCATGACCTATCCGCTCATCGGCAATTATGGTATCAACCCGGAAGATATGGAATCCGCAGCAATCCACCCGATGGCCTTTCTCATTAAGGAATATAACGGATTTCCATCCAACTACCGGTCCACCATGTCTCTTGCAGACTTTCTCCAAGATTATAATACTCTCGGAGTAGAAGGTTTTGACACCCGCGCACTTGTACGCCATATCCGCTCAAAAGGGGCCATGAAAGGTATTGTTTCCACAAAAGACCTGGACCGGAACTCCCTCGTCGAGCGGGCCCGCTCCTGGACCGGGCTCGTTGGCCGGAATATGGTCAAACGGGTTACCTGCGATGAACCTTACGGCTGGGCATCCAACAGGCCGGTCCCGGGAACGGATTTTTCCACTGCCCGAACCAAAAACCCAAATCCCCTCAGAATAGTCGCTTTTGATTTCGGGATTAAATTCAATCAGCTCAGATTGCTGACAGAGAAAGGTTGTCAGGTACAGGTTGTCCCGGCCACCACCACGGCTGACACTGTTCTGGCCATGAACCCGGACGGTATTTTTCTGTCCAACGGTCCCGGTGACCCCGAAGGTGTGGAAGGGGTTGTGGAGACGATCCGTTCCCTGCTTGGCAAAAAACCGATCTTCGGTATCTGTCTCGGTCACCAGATTCTCGGCCTTGCCTATGGAGGGTCCACCTATAAACTGAAATTCGGTCACCGTGGCGGCAACCAGCCCGTCAAGGATCTGGAAACAGGTCATGTGGAGATCACTTCCCAGAACCACGGTTTCTGTGTTGATCCCGAGAGCCTGGACAGGGAGAAAGTTGAGGTGACCCATATCAACCTTAATGACAACAGTGTGGAAGGAATGCGCCACAGAAAATTTCCGGCCTTTTCCGTCCAGTATCATCCGGAACACGCTCCGGGCCCCCATGACGCCGTCTATCTTTTTGACCGCTTTATTGAAATGGTCAGAAAGAATATCTGA
- a CDS encoding acetyl-CoA carboxylase biotin carboxylase subunit, giving the protein MKKKILVANRGEIAIRLIRAIQELGHDAVAVYEAPDEMSRHIRIADEAILLGDGPRCDYLNIAKVIQAAKASGASAIHPGYGFLAENPFFAKGCEEAGITFIGPSSEIITNLGNKVIARKIMADAGIPMVPGTPNLSQGQEGIDEALTFGEKYGYPVMLKATSGGGGRGIRRIENSEEMVEQIPVARSEALAAFNDDSVYLEKVVLNPKHVEVQILADSFGKTLHLGTRDCSIQRRNQKLVEIAPSMIENKGLLDEICETAVRAAKAANYFNAGTVEFLIDSDYNYYFMEINTRVQVEHTVTEMITGIDIVRNQINLAFGQPLSFTQDDVKTRGHAIEVRINAEDPKNDFLPEGGKVVEVYRSTGGFGVRLDGFVYQGYIIPEVYDSLLVKLTVHGFTWEETVGRLRRCLQNFAIRGPKTTIPFYENIAREKDFLSGNFDTSYLDTHPHLFVYEDDASEVAKLAKLISEIHYYKENPYAV; this is encoded by the coding sequence TTGAAAAAGAAAATTTTAGTAGCAAACCGTGGGGAAATTGCGATCCGATTGATCCGGGCAATTCAGGAACTGGGCCATGATGCCGTGGCTGTTTATGAGGCGCCCGATGAAATGTCTCGACATATCAGAATAGCGGATGAAGCAATTCTGCTGGGGGATGGACCACGTTGTGACTATCTCAATATTGCTAAAGTGATCCAGGCGGCAAAGGCATCCGGGGCCAGTGCAATTCACCCCGGGTACGGTTTTCTGGCTGAGAATCCGTTTTTTGCCAAGGGATGCGAGGAGGCGGGAATTACCTTTATCGGCCCGTCTTCCGAGATAATAACCAATCTCGGAAACAAGGTTATCGCCAGGAAAATCATGGCCGATGCCGGCATTCCCATGGTTCCGGGAACACCCAATCTTTCCCAGGGACAGGAGGGTATTGACGAGGCGCTGACATTTGGTGAAAAATACGGCTACCCGGTGATGCTGAAGGCCACCTCGGGTGGCGGCGGACGCGGGATTCGACGTATTGAAAACAGCGAGGAGATGGTGGAACAGATTCCTGTTGCCCGCTCAGAAGCGCTGGCCGCTTTTAATGACGATTCCGTTTACCTTGAAAAGGTGGTTCTTAATCCGAAACATGTGGAAGTGCAGATTCTGGCAGACAGTTTTGGCAAGACTCTGCACCTGGGAACCCGAGATTGCTCAATTCAACGAAGGAATCAGAAACTTGTGGAAATAGCCCCGTCCATGATCGAGAACAAGGGTCTGCTGGATGAGATCTGTGAAACCGCTGTCAGGGCTGCAAAGGCAGCCAATTATTTTAATGCGGGAACCGTCGAATTTCTCATTGACAGTGATTACAACTACTATTTCATGGAAATCAACACCCGTGTTCAGGTTGAGCATACGGTGACGGAGATGATTACCGGTATTGATATTGTCCGCAACCAGATCAATCTGGCCTTTGGACAGCCACTTTCTTTTACTCAGGATGATGTCAAAACGAGAGGCCACGCCATTGAAGTGCGGATCAATGCCGAAGATCCGAAAAACGATTTTCTCCCCGAGGGAGGAAAGGTTGTGGAAGTCTATCGCTCAACAGGTGGTTTCGGTGTGCGCCTCGATGGTTTTGTTTACCAGGGCTATATTATTCCCGAGGTGTATGATTCCCTGCTGGTCAAGCTGACGGTGCATGGTTTCACCTGGGAGGAGACCGTTGGCAGGTTGAGACGATGTCTGCAGAATTTTGCCATCAGAGGGCCAAAAACCACAATTCCGTTCTATGAAAATATTGCCAGGGAAAAGGATTTTCTCTCAGGTAATTTTGACACTTCGTATCTTGATACCCATCCCCATCTGTTTGTGTATGAGGATGATGCCAGTGAAGTGGCCAAATTAGCCAAGCTGATTTCAGAGATCCACTATTATAAAGAAAACCCCTATGCGGTTTGA